A genomic segment from Lutibacter sp. A80 encodes:
- a CDS encoding type IV toxin-antitoxin system AbiEi family antitoxin yields MNAKDYIKQLLSIENFSFSLEEITQQTDNKGTSLKFELARLIEKKEIVNLRKGFYLIIPPRYSRQGQIPIQLYIEKLFKYLNKSYYLGFYTAAKFHGASHQQSQKEYVMIQTPSLPDINKNSVDIRFFTTTTLTNKNIIEKKSDAGIFKISSPVLTTVDLIHHQTKLGGLNRMLAIIEELSEEINEIDLSELLTWYPHKSTLQRLGFILELVEADEKLIEILSKYFERDNYYPVLLSPRSSEKPGAVNNKWKVAINIKLESDL; encoded by the coding sequence GTGAATGCTAAGGATTATATAAAACAATTATTATCTATTGAGAATTTCTCCTTTTCACTTGAAGAAATTACTCAGCAAACAGATAATAAAGGAACATCACTAAAATTTGAACTTGCCAGATTAATTGAAAAAAAAGAAATTGTAAACCTTAGAAAAGGTTTTTATTTGATTATCCCTCCCAGATATTCAAGACAAGGACAGATTCCTATTCAACTTTACATTGAGAAACTTTTTAAATATTTAAATAAATCTTATTATTTAGGATTTTATACTGCAGCAAAATTCCACGGAGCAAGTCACCAACAATCACAAAAAGAATATGTGATGATTCAAACACCTTCATTACCTGATATTAATAAAAACTCTGTTGATATTCGGTTTTTCACAACAACTACTTTGACTAACAAAAATATTATTGAAAAAAAATCAGATGCAGGAATTTTTAAAATATCAAGCCCTGTACTAACAACTGTTGACTTGATTCACCACCAAACTAAATTAGGGGGACTCAATAGAATGCTTGCAATTATTGAAGAGTTATCTGAAGAAATAAATGAAATCGACTTAAGTGAATTACTCACCTGGTACCCACATAAGAGTACTTTACAACGATTAGGCTTCATTCTTGAATTAGTTGAAGCCGATGAAAAATTAATTGAAATACTATCAAAGTATTTTGAAAGAGATAATTATTATCCTGTTTTATTAAGCCCTAGATCATCAGAAAAACCTGGAGCAGTAAATAATAAGTGGAAAGTGGCTATAAATATTAAACTAGAAAGCGATTTATGA
- a CDS encoding KTSC domain-containing protein → MDKKIIILFLLGAAILTSCKENCQDLPSSFENYQQAKALVLSANYKHSYKADTSDSPWITSAKYLSCNNVSGFFVMKIRNKTYIYQNMPHPVWENFTKSDSKGRFYNKKIKGRYQLKLTKRK, encoded by the coding sequence ATGGATAAAAAAATAATTATATTATTTCTTTTAGGTGCTGCAATACTAACATCGTGCAAAGAAAACTGTCAAGACTTACCTAGTAGTTTTGAAAATTATCAACAAGCAAAGGCTTTAGTATTGAGTGCTAATTATAAACATTCTTATAAAGCAGATACATCAGATAGCCCTTGGATTACTTCTGCAAAATACTTGAGTTGTAATAATGTCTCAGGTTTTTTTGTTATGAAAATACGTAATAAGACTTACATCTATCAAAATATGCCTCATCCTGTTTGGGAAAATTTCACAAAATCAGATTCAAAAGGAAGGTTTTATAATAAAAAAATAAAAGGTCGATACCAATTGAAATTGACTAAAAGAAAATAG
- a CDS encoding replication initiation protein: protein MGLHNKYLNQANFFTRSLFKLDREIHKDIVYLIQSKIDFFGKSKNIINISFDDYLKAKNITKNDTYSFVQFHEFVEEIKQIGGAFYNNINNSFISFNIVDNVQIDYENSETLKIELGKFGKVFFFKEKLQEYIKEITPQGKPQKYCGHTQIENSAFKINGIRRKKFFEIISQFKNTGFCKISVNELKMYLGYIEIYDKTTLEPLKRDKQLKLIFIPKDKYDFKDSYPKYSVFERDFLAPAIKSINKDVSKDINNLKISRKKKTGRKITHLEFTFNALGKDLSEEETKCLKHFQDCGLDRTQVIFLLKRIGYKEMYGRWMENVERKVIEGESEAKYYERKTHKEIINISGYLYSVLFSELQ from the coding sequence ATGGGTTTACACAATAAATATCTTAATCAAGCAAATTTTTTTACAAGGAGTCTTTTTAAACTTGATAGAGAAATCCATAAAGATATTGTATACCTCATTCAAAGTAAGATTGATTTTTTTGGTAAGTCTAAGAATATTATCAACATATCGTTTGATGATTATTTGAAAGCTAAAAATATTACAAAAAACGACACATACTCTTTTGTCCAATTCCACGAGTTTGTTGAAGAAATTAAACAAATAGGAGGAGCATTCTATAACAACATTAATAATAGTTTCATTTCATTCAATATTGTTGATAATGTACAAATTGATTATGAAAATTCAGAAACCTTAAAAATAGAACTTGGTAAGTTTGGCAAAGTTTTCTTTTTTAAAGAAAAATTACAGGAATATATTAAAGAGATAACACCACAAGGCAAGCCCCAAAAATATTGTGGACATACCCAAATTGAAAATTCGGCTTTCAAAATTAATGGAATAAGGAGAAAAAAATTCTTTGAAATAATTTCTCAGTTCAAAAATACAGGTTTTTGTAAAATTTCAGTAAATGAACTTAAAATGTATCTAGGCTACATTGAAATATACGATAAAACAACTCTAGAACCTCTCAAAAGAGATAAACAACTTAAACTAATATTTATACCTAAAGATAAATATGATTTTAAAGATAGTTACCCTAAGTATAGTGTTTTTGAGAGAGATTTTTTAGCTCCAGCAATAAAATCAATAAATAAAGATGTAAGTAAGGATATAAATAATTTAAAAATATCAAGAAAGAAAAAAACTGGAAGAAAAATCACTCATCTAGAATTTACATTTAATGCTCTAGGTAAAGATTTATCTGAAGAAGAAACTAAATGCCTAAAACACTTTCAAGATTGCGGTTTAGATAGGACACAGGTAATATTTTTACTTAAGAGAATTGGCTATAAAGAAATGTATGGACGTTGGATGGAAAACGTAGAAAGAAAAGTAATTGAAGGAGAAAGTGAGGCAAAATATTATGAAAGAAAAACACATAAGGAAATAATAAATATTTCAGGATATTTATACAGTGTTTTATTCTCGGAATTACAATAG
- a CDS encoding helix-turn-helix domain-containing protein, which yields MANNVLFYTHTKDDLKRTVRLILNELRQTELIDSSIPIDDEKLSQSAAAQLLGISITSIISWRKSGKIPRDAYMRIGRPIFYSKKKLLEYARKDKSLVTPSRK from the coding sequence ATGGCAAATAATGTATTATTCTACACACACACAAAAGACGACTTAAAAAGAACCGTTCGGTTAATCCTTAACGAGCTAAGGCAAACTGAATTAATTGATTCATCAATACCTATAGATGATGAAAAACTAAGTCAGTCAGCTGCTGCTCAATTATTAGGCATATCAATAACCTCTATAATCTCCTGGAGAAAATCAGGGAAAATTCCAAGAGATGCGTATATGCGTATTGGTAGACCCATTTTTTATTCAAAGAAAAAACTTTTAGAATACGCAAGAAAAGACAAGAGTTTAGTTACTCCTAGTCGAAAATAA
- a CDS encoding site-specific integrase — translation MKVSFSLRKDKIDKQGLIPVRMLISHNGIRIRKVVPNVKVKEKDWVKKSQRVKSPLKSQEYNYYIEYNKIIEDLESRVKEIFRFILLNNINPTEDYLLKKIESNEEVHLTFDFMTCFQEFIDKNKSIKAERTIKSYVTTKNFIQDYIDYFNEPLNFEDLDFDFFEKFRIYSFDIKNTKNNYFSKLIGILKTFMSWAFEKEYHTNLNFKKFKASEDETEVIYLTMEELMNLYKFEFDSDRLSHVRDVYCFGCFTGLRFSDLKVLRTSNIFEDHLMLNIVKTKTIGHKVPLNQYSKSILEKYKDTIYEPLPVISSQKFNKYIKECCEKVKITTPTIITRYIGQKIVNKTVPKYEVITSHTARKTFVTNSLILGMKEMIVRNITGHKKEESFRKYVKIAEDFKKQEMDNTWNKI, via the coding sequence ATGAAAGTTTCATTTAGTTTAAGAAAGGATAAAATAGATAAACAAGGCTTGATCCCTGTTAGAATGCTTATTTCACATAATGGCATTAGAATAAGAAAAGTTGTCCCTAATGTAAAAGTTAAAGAGAAAGATTGGGTAAAGAAAAGCCAGAGAGTAAAATCACCTTTAAAATCTCAAGAATACAATTATTATATTGAATACAACAAAATTATAGAAGACTTAGAATCACGAGTTAAAGAAATTTTCAGATTTATTCTTTTAAATAACATTAATCCAACTGAAGATTATTTATTAAAAAAAATTGAATCTAATGAGGAAGTACATTTAACATTTGATTTTATGACCTGCTTTCAAGAATTTATTGATAAAAATAAAAGTATTAAGGCAGAACGAACAATTAAGTCCTATGTTACAACTAAAAATTTCATACAGGACTATATAGATTATTTTAATGAGCCTTTAAACTTCGAAGATCTTGATTTTGATTTTTTTGAAAAATTTAGAATTTACTCTTTTGATATAAAAAACACAAAAAACAACTATTTTTCTAAACTTATAGGAATTCTTAAAACATTTATGTCTTGGGCTTTTGAAAAAGAATATCATACGAATCTAAATTTTAAAAAATTTAAAGCCAGCGAAGATGAAACAGAGGTTATTTATTTAACAATGGAAGAATTAATGAACCTCTATAAATTTGAATTCGATTCAGATAGGTTAAGTCACGTAAGAGATGTTTACTGTTTTGGATGTTTCACAGGTCTGAGGTTCAGTGACTTAAAAGTTTTAAGAACCTCTAATATTTTTGAAGATCACTTAATGCTGAATATTGTAAAAACCAAAACAATTGGACATAAAGTACCATTGAACCAATATTCAAAGTCTATTTTAGAAAAATATAAAGACACTATTTACGAGCCATTACCAGTCATTTCAAGTCAAAAATTTAATAAGTACATAAAAGAGTGTTGTGAAAAAGTTAAAATAACAACACCTACAATTATTACAAGATATATAGGGCAAAAAATAGTAAATAAAACTGTTCCAAAATATGAAGTAATTACGAGTCACACAGCACGTAAAACATTTGTAACCAACTCTTTAATACTAGGCATGAAAGAAATGATTGTTAGAAATATTACTGGACATAAGAAAGAAGAATCATTTAGAAAATATGTAAAAATCGCTGAAGATTTTAAGAAACAAGAAATGGATAATACATGGAATAAGATATAA
- a CDS encoding AraC family transcriptional regulator: MNNTTLRDGFIGQKMIALPKTIINITKENPVTNNFYISDLGYYPEASHHYRIREKGASQYIFIYCTKGRGEITLNREKTLISPNQFFIIPKNTPHEYKANDIDPWSIYWFHFNGVIAPQLYDRYITTNSNNYKNAPFSIEKIKLFEKIFSSFDRNYLENHLEYANLLSLNFISSFIYHDFELTIKMSNNDTLVDSIKKDLLNNLDKNFTLDEIASKFNYSKSYLHTKFKLDTGYPILVFFNLKKIQKACEYLNYTDLSIKEISFKLGFEDPLYFSRVFKNLMGKSPRTYKKSQRKL; this comes from the coding sequence ATGAATAATACTACTTTAAGAGATGGCTTTATAGGCCAAAAGATGATAGCATTACCAAAAACAATAATAAACATTACAAAAGAAAACCCAGTTACCAATAATTTTTACATAAGTGACTTAGGCTACTACCCAGAGGCAAGTCATCATTACCGAATAAGGGAAAAAGGTGCTAGCCAATATATTTTTATATATTGCACTAAAGGTAGAGGAGAAATCACACTAAATAGAGAAAAAACTCTAATTTCCCCTAACCAATTTTTCATAATCCCAAAAAACACACCACATGAATATAAAGCTAACGATATAGATCCTTGGAGTATTTATTGGTTTCACTTTAACGGAGTAATAGCTCCTCAACTATACGATAGATATATTACTACAAATTCAAATAATTATAAAAATGCACCTTTTTCTATTGAAAAAATTAAACTTTTCGAAAAAATATTTAGTTCATTTGATCGAAACTATTTAGAAAACCATCTAGAATACGCTAACCTGTTAAGTTTAAACTTTATAAGCTCTTTTATCTATCATGATTTTGAGCTGACTATTAAAATGAGTAATAATGACACCTTAGTAGACTCAATAAAAAAAGACTTATTAAACAATTTAGATAAAAATTTTACTCTGGATGAAATTGCCTCTAAATTTAACTATTCAAAATCTTATTTACATACCAAATTTAAATTGGACACTGGATATCCCATATTAGTTTTTTTTAATTTAAAGAAAATTCAAAAAGCTTGTGAATATTTAAATTATACAGATTTAAGCATAAAAGAAATCAGCTTCAAACTTGGATTTGAAGACCCTTTATACTTTTCAAGAGTTTTTAAAAATTTAATGGGGAAATCACCAAGAACTTACAAAAAAAGCCAACGTAAATTATAA